One genomic window of Geodermatophilus sp. DSM 44513 includes the following:
- a CDS encoding DUF3159 domain-containing protein: MTAAPEGDGRPGPAGAPGPARPAGDAAAAPRAVTFDRHLVLDSLGGWRGMLDATLPTVAFIVANSVAGLQAGIGAALVAAVLVFGLRLVRRESVQQAVSGLFGVAIAVAIAAASGQARDFFVPGLIRNAALGVVLIGSIAFRWPLVGVVAEFLAPSHLGAMASTQLPGLRRRAGGVGAAVRARPDPDPATGERPADPEPERHWRDDPRMVRAYSWLTLMWGAVFLLRVAVQWVLYRADEVELLGTASLVLGLPVTAVEVAVTFWVVSRLHRHRAPQVR; this comes from the coding sequence GTGACGGCTGCGCCCGAGGGGGACGGGCGTCCCGGCCCGGCCGGTGCGCCGGGTCCGGCCCGGCCGGCCGGGGACGCGGCCGCGGCACCGCGGGCGGTCACCTTCGACCGGCACCTGGTGCTGGACTCGCTCGGCGGCTGGCGCGGCATGCTCGACGCCACGCTGCCCACGGTCGCGTTCATCGTGGCCAACTCCGTCGCCGGGCTGCAGGCGGGCATCGGGGCTGCGCTCGTCGCCGCCGTGCTGGTCTTCGGGTTGCGCCTGGTCCGCCGGGAGAGCGTGCAGCAGGCGGTCAGCGGGCTGTTCGGCGTCGCCATCGCGGTGGCCATCGCCGCGGCGTCCGGGCAGGCCCGCGACTTCTTCGTGCCCGGGCTCATCCGCAACGCCGCCCTCGGCGTGGTGCTCATCGGCTCGATCGCGTTCCGCTGGCCGCTGGTCGGTGTGGTGGCCGAGTTCCTCGCACCGAGCCACCTGGGCGCGATGGCGTCCACCCAGCTGCCGGGCCTGCGGCGCCGGGCCGGCGGGGTCGGCGCCGCCGTGCGCGCCCGCCCCGACCCGGACCCCGCCACCGGGGAGCGCCCGGCCGACCCGGAGCCCGAGCGGCACTGGCGCGACGACCCGCGCATGGTGCGCGCCTACTCCTGGCTGACGCTCATGTGGGGCGCGGTCTTCCTGCTTCGCGTCGCCGTCCAGTGGGTGCTGTACCGGGCCGACGAGGTGGAGCTGCTCGGCACGGCCTCGCTGGTGCTCGGCCTGCCGGTCACCGCCGTCGAGGTCGCGGTGACCTTCTGGGTGGTCTCCCGCCTGCACCGCCACCGCGCCCCCCAGGTGAGGTGA
- a CDS encoding OB-fold nucleic acid binding domain-containing protein — protein sequence MTETRQGGWFARTLQRLTADDSTIDAEELRAGSASAGCEAVSACRKGAVVTVTGRLRSVVYTPRETVPTLEAELFDGSGSVTLVWLGRRRIPGIEPGRTLTAHGRFASFDGRQVIYNPRYELSAG from the coding sequence GTGACGGAGACACGCCAGGGCGGCTGGTTCGCGCGCACGCTGCAGCGGCTGACCGCCGACGACTCCACCATCGACGCCGAGGAGCTGCGCGCCGGCTCGGCGAGCGCCGGCTGCGAGGCGGTGAGCGCCTGCCGCAAGGGCGCGGTCGTCACCGTGACCGGCCGGCTCAGGTCGGTCGTCTACACCCCGCGGGAGACGGTGCCGACCCTGGAGGCCGAGCTGTTCGACGGCTCGGGCTCGGTCACCCTGGTCTGGCTCGGCCGGCGGCGCATCCCCGGCATCGAACCGGGGCGCACGCTCACCGCGCACGGCCGCTTCGCCTCCTTCGACGGCCGGCAGGTCATCTACAACCCCCGGTACGAGCTGAGCGCCGGGTGA
- a CDS encoding alpha/beta fold hydrolase encodes MSAARTAYGPHPDQFVELTLPAGRGPAPVVVVLHGGFWRAARGVELARPLAADLAATGFAAVAVEYRRVGGGGGWPATLQDVAAALDRLPELPAADRLDLADVAVVGHSAGGHLAAWAAGRARLPGGAPGAGPRVPVTAAVLQAGVLDLERAAAQRLGDGAVQDLLGGGPAEVPERYALADPVRLVPDGVDLLCVHGTGDTTVPAEQSTRYAAAAAARGVAVDVRLVPADHMVLIDPAGDAWALVRDWLRARAGGGPDRSTLVP; translated from the coding sequence GTGAGCGCCGCCCGCACCGCCTACGGGCCGCACCCCGACCAGTTCGTCGAGCTGACGCTGCCCGCGGGCCGCGGCCCGGCGCCGGTCGTGGTGGTGCTGCACGGCGGGTTCTGGCGGGCCGCCCGCGGCGTGGAGCTGGCCCGGCCGCTGGCCGCGGACCTGGCCGCCACCGGGTTCGCCGCCGTCGCCGTCGAGTACCGCCGGGTCGGCGGTGGCGGCGGCTGGCCGGCCACCCTCCAGGACGTCGCCGCCGCGCTGGACCGGCTGCCGGAGCTGCCCGCCGCGGACCGGCTCGACCTCGCCGACGTCGCCGTCGTCGGGCACTCCGCGGGCGGGCACCTGGCGGCGTGGGCCGCCGGCCGGGCCCGGCTGCCCGGGGGAGCGCCCGGCGCCGGCCCGCGGGTCCCGGTGACCGCCGCGGTGCTGCAGGCCGGCGTGCTGGACCTGGAGCGGGCGGCGGCGCAGCGGCTCGGCGACGGCGCGGTGCAGGACCTGCTCGGGGGCGGGCCGGCCGAGGTCCCGGAGCGCTACGCGCTGGCCGACCCGGTGCGGTTGGTCCCCGACGGGGTCGACCTGCTGTGCGTGCACGGCACCGGCGACACCACCGTCCCGGCCGAGCAGAGCACCCGGTACGCCGCCGCGGCGGCGGCGCGGGGCGTCGCGGTGGACGTGCGGCTGGTGCCGGCCGACCACATGGTGCTGATCGACCCGGCGGGGGACGCGTGGGCGCTGGTGCGCGACTGGCTGCGTGCCCGCGCCGGGGGCGGGCCCGACCGATCTACGCTGGTCCCGTGA
- a CDS encoding DUF3710 domain-containing protein — protein sequence MPFGRRRNRIDRTLRERGVPPEPQHKVREVEQTTGPWDATDAPDDGTPRIDLGSLRLPAVPGTELRVDVNAQQKVVGATLRYGDSLLQVAVFAAPRAGGIWDDVRADLARSASGQGGSLREVEGPFGPELAGFVRAVPPGQPGQPAPEPVRRAARFVGVDGPRWFLRGMISGPAAEGPEAAAALEQAFRQIVVVRGTAPMPVREQLPLTLPPQAAAQLAAQQGAGRPGGAPPAAPAPGA from the coding sequence ATGCCGTTCGGACGGCGACGCAACCGGATCGACCGCACGCTGCGCGAGCGCGGGGTGCCGCCGGAGCCGCAGCACAAGGTGCGCGAGGTGGAGCAGACCACCGGGCCCTGGGACGCCACCGACGCCCCCGACGACGGCACCCCGCGCATCGACCTGGGGTCCCTGCGGCTGCCCGCGGTGCCCGGCACGGAGCTGCGCGTGGACGTCAACGCCCAGCAGAAGGTCGTCGGCGCCACGCTGCGCTACGGCGACTCGCTGCTGCAGGTGGCGGTCTTCGCCGCTCCGCGCGCCGGGGGCATCTGGGACGACGTCCGCGCCGACCTGGCCCGCAGCGCCTCCGGGCAGGGTGGCTCGCTGCGCGAGGTCGAGGGGCCCTTCGGCCCAGAGCTGGCCGGGTTCGTCCGGGCCGTCCCGCCGGGGCAGCCCGGGCAGCCGGCCCCCGAGCCGGTGCGCCGGGCGGCCCGTTTCGTCGGCGTGGACGGACCGCGCTGGTTCCTGCGCGGCATGATCAGCGGCCCGGCGGCCGAGGGCCCGGAGGCCGCGGCCGCCCTGGAGCAGGCGTTCCGGCAGATCGTCGTCGTGCGCGGGACGGCACCCATGCCGGTGCGCGAGCAGCTGCCGCTGACCCTCCCGCCGCAGGCCGCCGCGCAGCTGGCCGCCCAGCAGGGCGCCGGCCGCCCCGGTGGCGCACCGCCGGCCGCCCCGGCGCCCGGGGCGTGA
- the dut gene encoding dUTP diphosphatase, whose protein sequence is MPDPSVPAVPEVQVPVRLTSPGGAVPAYALPADAGADLAIAEDVELAPFQRALVGTGVAVAIPEGYAGFVHPRSGLAHRVGLSLVNAPGTIDAGYRGEIKVNLVNLDPTTPLTLRRGDRVAQLVVQPVARARFVPVEDLPGSVRGGGGHGSTGGHPSVSAKGTD, encoded by the coding sequence GTGCCCGACCCCTCCGTGCCCGCCGTCCCCGAGGTACAGGTCCCGGTGCGGCTGACCTCCCCCGGGGGTGCCGTCCCCGCCTACGCGCTGCCCGCCGACGCGGGGGCCGACCTGGCGATCGCGGAGGACGTCGAGCTCGCCCCGTTCCAGCGGGCGCTGGTCGGCACCGGCGTCGCGGTGGCCATCCCGGAGGGCTACGCCGGCTTCGTGCACCCCCGGTCGGGCCTGGCCCACCGGGTGGGGCTGTCCCTGGTCAACGCGCCCGGCACGATCGACGCCGGGTACCGCGGGGAGATCAAGGTCAACCTGGTCAACCTGGACCCCACGACGCCGCTCACCCTGCGCCGGGGCGACCGCGTCGCGCAGCTGGTGGTGCAGCCGGTCGCCCGCGCCCGGTTCGTGCCGGTGGAGGACCTGCCGGGCAGCGTGCGCGGCGGCGGGGGTCACGGCTCGACCGGCGGGCACCCGAGCGTCTCGGCGAAGGGAACCGACTGA
- a CDS encoding DUF4193 domain-containing protein, protein MATDYDAPRRNEADELGEDSLEELKARRAEAQSSSVDVDETDFNENLELPGADLSNEELTVRVLPKQEDEFTCSRCFLVQHRSRLAATKGDQLYCRDCAA, encoded by the coding sequence ATGGCCACCGACTACGACGCCCCGCGGCGCAACGAGGCCGACGAACTCGGCGAGGACTCCCTCGAGGAGCTCAAGGCCCGCCGCGCCGAGGCGCAGTCCTCCTCGGTCGACGTCGACGAGACCGACTTCAACGAGAACCTCGAGCTCCCCGGCGCCGACCTGTCCAACGAGGAGCTCACCGTCCGCGTGCTGCCCAAGCAGGAGGACGAGTTCACCTGCTCGCGCTGCTTCCTGGTGCAGCACCGCAGCCGGCTGGCGGCCACCAAGGGCGACCAGCTCTACTGCCGGGACTGCGCCGCCTGA
- a CDS encoding phosphotransferase family protein translates to MSTPVGADPAVVGPYLASVLADERWSRVQVDLIAAGMSNLTYVVTPAGGGEEDAVILRRPPTGAVLATAHDMAREHRVVSALGPTPVPVPRTLHLCTDPAVLGAPFYVMERVVGLHVVDRLPAGYADEPEQRRAIGEGLVDVLADLHGVDHEAVGLGDFGRPEGFMARQVRRWTQQWDATRDRDRPGLDALAARLAQTVPATQRNGVVHGDFRLDNCLLDPQAPGRVRAVLDWEMSTLGDPLADLGMLHVYWPQAGEDSVAGQSTVTALDGFPTRAQVAARYAERSGLDLTDLPWYVAFAYFKFAAIVAGIVARSAAGAMAGKDTSGYADRIDPCVQRGRAALDDGAI, encoded by the coding sequence GTGTCGACTCCCGTGGGTGCTGATCCGGCCGTCGTGGGGCCCTACCTGGCCTCCGTCCTGGCGGACGAACGGTGGTCCCGGGTGCAGGTGGACCTCATCGCCGCGGGCATGTCCAACCTGACCTACGTCGTGACGCCCGCGGGGGGCGGCGAGGAGGACGCGGTCATCCTCCGGCGCCCGCCGACGGGCGCGGTCCTCGCCACCGCCCACGACATGGCGCGCGAGCACCGGGTCGTCTCCGCGCTCGGGCCCACGCCGGTCCCGGTGCCGCGCACGCTGCACCTGTGCACCGACCCCGCCGTGCTGGGCGCGCCCTTCTACGTGATGGAGCGGGTGGTCGGCCTGCACGTGGTGGACCGGCTGCCGGCCGGCTACGCCGACGAACCGGAGCAGCGGCGGGCCATCGGCGAGGGCCTGGTCGACGTGCTGGCCGACCTGCACGGGGTCGACCACGAGGCGGTGGGGCTGGGCGACTTCGGCCGGCCGGAGGGCTTCATGGCCCGCCAGGTGCGCCGCTGGACCCAGCAGTGGGACGCCACCCGCGACCGGGACCGCCCGGGCCTGGACGCGCTGGCCGCCCGGCTGGCCCAGACGGTGCCCGCGACCCAGCGCAACGGGGTCGTGCACGGCGACTTCCGGCTGGACAACTGCCTGCTCGACCCGCAGGCCCCCGGCCGGGTCCGGGCGGTGCTGGACTGGGAGATGTCCACCCTCGGCGACCCGCTCGCCGACCTGGGCATGCTGCACGTCTACTGGCCGCAGGCCGGGGAGGACAGCGTCGCCGGGCAGAGCACGGTCACCGCGCTGGACGGCTTCCCCACCCGCGCGCAGGTGGCGGCGCGCTACGCCGAGCGCAGCGGCCTGGACCTCACCGACCTGCCCTGGTACGTCGCCTTCGCCTACTTCAAGTTCGCGGCGATCGTCGCGGGGATCGTGGCGCGGTCGGCCGCCGGCGCGATGGCCGGCAAGGACACCTCCGGCTACGCCGACCGGATCGACCCCTGCGTGCAGCGGGGACGCGCCGCGCTCGACGACGGTGCGATCTAG
- a CDS encoding LytR C-terminal domain-containing protein: protein MSAPPADRPAVRPRSGRRPIPPLVFLLVLALAALVVWWNVFDTEGEVEAAEAQACASASAAPPALDPTTVSLRVFNATDTAGLAQEVAAALQQRGFVVEEIANDPTEREVTGVGELRHGPRGNEAAAYVALYLPGAGDLLDVRATAVVDFVIGPDFAGLAPPEQVDAALAAGASAAAAC from the coding sequence GTGAGCGCGCCGCCCGCCGACCGACCCGCGGTCCGTCCCCGCAGTGGCCGCCGGCCGATCCCCCCGCTGGTCTTCCTGCTGGTGCTCGCGCTGGCCGCGCTGGTCGTGTGGTGGAACGTGTTCGACACCGAGGGCGAGGTGGAGGCCGCCGAGGCGCAGGCCTGCGCCAGCGCCTCGGCGGCCCCGCCCGCGCTGGACCCCACGACCGTGTCGCTGCGCGTCTTCAACGCCACCGACACCGCCGGCCTGGCCCAGGAGGTCGCCGCCGCGCTGCAGCAGCGGGGCTTCGTCGTGGAGGAGATCGCCAACGACCCCACCGAGCGCGAGGTGACCGGCGTCGGCGAGCTGCGGCACGGCCCGCGCGGCAACGAGGCCGCCGCCTACGTGGCGCTGTACCTCCCGGGTGCCGGGGACCTCCTGGACGTGCGGGCCACCGCGGTCGTCGACTTCGTGATCGGCCCGGACTTCGCCGGCCTCGCCCCGCCCGAGCAGGTCGACGCCGCGCTCGCCGCCGGCGCCAGCGCAGCCGCCGCCTGTTGA
- a CDS encoding inositol monophosphatase family protein — protein sequence MSTSTEPGVLLDLAVSTAREAAELVARGRASAAERFDVKSSPTDVVTAVDRACEELVARRLLDVRPDDGLLGEEGGERAGSSGVRWVVDPIDGTTNFVYGLPAYAVSIAAEVDGRSVAGVVLNAATGELWTATLGGGAHLTAPGADPVRLTGSAPASLGQALVATGFGYRAEDRRAQAAVVAGLLPEVRDIRRHGSSALDLCTVAAGRVDAYYELHLNRWDHAAGALVAAEAGAVVTGLRGQPFAEPLAVAVAPSVAEDLLALLDRLHPTAG from the coding sequence GTGAGCACCTCGACCGAGCCCGGCGTCCTGCTCGACCTCGCCGTCTCCACCGCGCGGGAGGCCGCCGAGCTGGTCGCCCGCGGGCGTGCCTCGGCCGCCGAGCGGTTCGACGTGAAGTCCAGCCCGACCGACGTGGTCACCGCCGTGGACCGGGCCTGCGAGGAGCTGGTCGCCCGCCGGCTGCTCGACGTGCGTCCGGACGACGGGCTGCTGGGCGAGGAGGGCGGTGAGCGGGCGGGCAGCAGCGGGGTGCGCTGGGTGGTCGACCCGATCGACGGCACCACCAACTTCGTCTACGGCCTGCCGGCCTACGCGGTGTCGATCGCCGCGGAGGTCGACGGGCGGTCGGTCGCCGGCGTGGTGCTCAACGCGGCGACCGGCGAGCTGTGGACGGCGACCCTCGGCGGCGGGGCGCACCTCACCGCCCCCGGGGCCGACCCGGTGCGGCTCACCGGCAGCGCGCCGGCGTCCCTCGGGCAGGCCCTGGTCGCCACCGGCTTCGGCTACCGCGCCGAGGACCGCCGCGCGCAGGCCGCGGTGGTCGCCGGGCTGCTGCCGGAGGTCCGCGACATCCGGCGGCACGGCTCGTCGGCCCTGGACCTGTGCACCGTCGCCGCGGGCCGGGTGGACGCCTACTACGAGCTGCACCTCAACCGCTGGGACCACGCCGCGGGGGCCCTCGTCGCGGCCGAGGCCGGCGCCGTCGTCACCGGGCTGCGCGGGCAGCCGTTCGCCGAGCCCCTGGCCGTCGCCGTCGCCCCGTCGGTGGCCGAGGACCTCCTCGCCCTCCTCGACCGGCTGCACCCCACCGCAGGGTGA
- the ppgK gene encoding polyphosphate--glucose phosphotransferase: protein MLGFGVDIGGSGIKGCLVDLDKGELEGERLRIETPQPSLPEPVYDVVDRIVESFGWQGRIGVTFPGVLKSGVVRTAANVDRSWLGTHLAEGLASRIPGTVQTLNDADAAGLAEMRYGAGRDQRGVVLLLTFGTGIGSALFTDGVLVPNTEFGHIEVDGEDGEKRASAAAREREDLSYPQWAKRVDRYLDVLEAAVWPDLVIVGGGVSRKAHKWVPLLSTRTPVVAAELLNDAGIVGAALAAEERVGQ, encoded by the coding sequence GTGCTCGGGTTCGGCGTGGACATCGGTGGCAGCGGGATCAAGGGGTGCCTGGTCGACCTCGACAAGGGCGAACTGGAGGGCGAGCGGCTGCGCATCGAGACGCCGCAGCCCTCGCTGCCGGAGCCGGTGTACGACGTCGTGGACCGGATCGTGGAGTCCTTCGGCTGGCAGGGCCGCATCGGCGTCACCTTCCCCGGCGTGCTGAAGAGCGGGGTGGTGCGCACCGCGGCCAACGTCGACCGGTCCTGGCTGGGCACGCACCTGGCCGAGGGGCTGGCGTCCCGGATCCCCGGCACCGTGCAGACGCTGAACGACGCCGACGCCGCCGGGCTGGCCGAGATGCGCTACGGCGCCGGGCGCGACCAGCGCGGCGTCGTCCTCCTGCTGACCTTCGGCACCGGCATCGGCAGTGCGCTGTTCACCGACGGCGTCCTGGTGCCCAACACCGAGTTCGGGCACATCGAGGTCGACGGGGAGGACGGCGAGAAGCGGGCGTCGGCCGCGGCCCGCGAGCGGGAGGACCTCAGCTACCCCCAGTGGGCCAAGCGGGTGGACCGCTACCTCGACGTCCTGGAGGCCGCCGTCTGGCCCGACCTGGTCATCGTCGGCGGCGGGGTGAGCCGCAAGGCGCACAAGTGGGTGCCGCTGCTGTCCACCCGCACCCCCGTCGTCGCGGCCGAGCTGCTCAACGACGCCGGGATCGTCGGCGCGGCGCTGGCCGCCGAGGAGCGCGTCGGGCAGTGA
- a CDS encoding RNA polymerase sigma factor, translated as MPADQPAPAKAPARKRTAKSVAQPTTTTGARKPAITPSPGGGEGAVLTAVASDGATVAVVDAGGEGLKLDETVVATPDGVAEAPTDAEATAAPEGAAEGGDFEWDDEEESEALRQARKDAELTASADSVRAYLKQIGKVALLNAEEEVDLAKRIEAGLYGAERLRQAEEENQKLSPQMRRDLNWIVRDGERAKNHLLEANLRLVVSLAKRYTGRGMAFLDLIQEGNLGLIRAVEKFDYTKGYKFSTYATWWIRQAITRAMADQARTIRIPVHMVEVINKLGRIQRELLQDLGREPTPEELAKEMDITPDKVLEIQQYAREPISLDQTIGDEGDSQLGDFIEDSEAVVAVDAVSFTLMQDQLTSVLQTLSEREAGVVRLRFGLTDGQPRTLDEIGQVYGVTRERIRQIESKTMSKLRHPSRSQVLRDYLD; from the coding sequence GTGCCCGCCGACCAGCCAGCACCGGCCAAGGCCCCCGCTCGCAAGCGGACGGCCAAGAGCGTGGCGCAGCCCACCACCACCACGGGCGCCCGCAAGCCCGCCATCACCCCGTCGCCGGGGGGCGGCGAGGGTGCGGTGCTCACCGCCGTCGCCTCCGACGGCGCCACGGTCGCCGTGGTCGACGCCGGTGGTGAGGGCCTCAAGCTCGACGAGACCGTCGTCGCCACCCCCGACGGCGTGGCCGAGGCCCCGACCGACGCCGAGGCGACCGCCGCCCCCGAGGGGGCCGCCGAGGGCGGCGACTTCGAGTGGGACGACGAGGAGGAGTCCGAGGCCCTCCGCCAGGCCCGTAAGGACGCCGAGCTCACCGCCTCGGCCGACTCCGTGCGCGCCTACCTCAAGCAGATCGGCAAGGTCGCGCTGCTCAACGCCGAGGAGGAGGTCGACCTCGCCAAGCGCATCGAGGCCGGCCTGTACGGCGCCGAGCGGCTGCGCCAGGCCGAGGAGGAGAACCAGAAGCTCTCCCCGCAGATGCGCCGGGACCTCAACTGGATCGTCCGCGACGGCGAGCGCGCCAAGAACCACCTGCTGGAGGCCAACCTCCGCCTGGTCGTCTCCCTGGCCAAGCGCTACACCGGCCGCGGCATGGCGTTCCTGGACCTCATCCAGGAGGGCAACCTGGGCCTGATCCGCGCGGTGGAGAAGTTCGACTACACCAAGGGCTACAAGTTCTCCACCTACGCCACCTGGTGGATCCGCCAGGCGATCACCCGCGCGATGGCCGACCAGGCCCGCACCATCCGCATCCCGGTGCACATGGTCGAGGTCATCAACAAGCTCGGCCGCATCCAGCGCGAGCTGCTCCAGGACCTCGGGCGCGAGCCCACCCCGGAGGAGCTGGCCAAGGAGATGGACATCACCCCGGACAAGGTGCTGGAGATCCAGCAGTACGCCCGGGAGCCGATCAGCCTGGACCAGACCATCGGCGACGAGGGCGACAGCCAGCTCGGTGACTTCATCGAGGACTCCGAGGCCGTCGTCGCGGTCGACGCGGTCAGCTTCACCCTCATGCAGGACCAGCTGACCAGCGTGCTGCAGACCCTGTCCGAGCGCGAGGCCGGCGTCGTCCGGCTGCGGTTCGGCCTCACCGACGGCCAGCCGCGCACCCTGGACGAGATCGGCCAGGTCTACGGGGTCACCCGCGAGCGCATCCGGCAGATCGAGTCCAAGACGATGTCCAAGCTGCGCCACCCCAGCCGCTCCCAGGTGCTGCGCGACTACCTGGACTGA
- a CDS encoding VanW family protein: MPPQTAPQHDQPSLAEPAVAQPDDGTARIGTGGTGPAAAPDPATTPDPATTPGAAGSDAATPDAAAPDPATPRAAAVPDPGELSDETRPVPRDRGPLGPAVPAPVGAPGAPATPGPARTAAAPADAGVTGTATDTTTHTATDTAGAGVEDRVTQDIRLTPGDAPDAPARPGADDRTGVLPAVPAGPAPAGPPTRDDTPGDGPHTRAPGTRRRWWRRPAVVAPVAAAGVLAAAYGVDLAATRGDVLRNTVVAGIDLGGLSPAAAAQRLETELAPRVVADHVVVADDVQATLSPATAGITLDVPGTVAAATEQPLAPWTRLATLVGERTVPPVMTGEDTALAAQIDGIAEQVDRAPVDATIALAGTSASVVQPVPGRTLDRTGAADAVTAALASGGDPDTPIELPVEVTEVSVDAAEAQRVLDGTVTPALAAPVTVSGRDGAASVEVPPAAIAAALTFTPQEDGRLAVAVDPAALEEAMGDGFAEFGTPTEDARFEVSGGSVSVVPSVDGTGVDPAALAGQLLAVLPQPAPRAVTAELGPVEADFTTAEAQALGIREEISTFTTNFTSAASGTNIRVAAAEVDGTIVRPGETFSLNDLTGPRTAAQGYVEAGVIQNGEFATAVGGGVSQVATTLFNAVFFAGLEDVYHKPHSFYISRYPAGREATVYYDTIDLQWRNDSDAGVYVDTAWTPGSLTVTFYGTKRWDVESISSERYNLRQPVVQEKPDDGTCSPQGGSTGFDITVTRVFHDPVSGAEVRREDFRTRYAAEPVVRCVPVAAPAGPPPGVVPAPAPGG; this comes from the coding sequence ATGCCCCCGCAGACCGCTCCCCAGCACGACCAGCCGTCCCTCGCGGAGCCGGCGGTCGCCCAGCCGGACGACGGCACCGCCCGGATCGGGACCGGCGGCACCGGGCCGGCCGCCGCCCCGGACCCGGCGACCACCCCGGACCCGGCGACCACGCCCGGCGCCGCTGGATCCGACGCCGCCACCCCGGACGCCGCAGCACCCGACCCCGCCACCCCGCGGGCCGCCGCGGTCCCCGACCCGGGGGAGCTGTCCGACGAGACGCGCCCGGTCCCACGCGACCGTGGACCGCTGGGCCCCGCCGTGCCCGCCCCGGTAGGCGCACCCGGCGCGCCGGCCACGCCCGGCCCGGCCCGTACGGCGGCGGCCCCGGCCGACGCCGGCGTGACCGGCACCGCGACCGACACCACGACCCACACCGCTACCGACACCGCGGGTGCCGGGGTCGAGGACCGGGTGACCCAGGACATCCGGCTCACCCCCGGCGACGCCCCGGACGCCCCCGCGCGACCCGGGGCGGACGACCGCACCGGCGTCCTGCCGGCGGTGCCCGCGGGCCCCGCACCGGCCGGGCCCCCGACCCGCGACGACACCCCGGGCGACGGCCCGCACACCCGAGCGCCCGGCACCCGCCGGCGGTGGTGGCGCCGCCCGGCCGTGGTCGCCCCGGTCGCCGCGGCCGGCGTGCTCGCCGCCGCCTACGGGGTCGACCTGGCCGCCACCCGCGGCGACGTGCTCCGCAACACCGTGGTCGCCGGCATCGACCTCGGGGGCCTGTCCCCCGCCGCCGCCGCCCAGCGGCTGGAGACCGAGCTCGCACCGCGCGTGGTCGCCGACCACGTCGTGGTCGCCGACGACGTGCAGGCCACCCTCTCCCCCGCCACCGCGGGCATCACCCTCGACGTCCCCGGCACCGTTGCGGCCGCCACGGAGCAGCCGCTGGCCCCCTGGACCCGCCTGGCGACCCTCGTCGGCGAGCGCACGGTCCCGCCGGTGATGACCGGTGAGGACACCGCGCTGGCCGCGCAGATCGACGGCATCGCCGAGCAGGTCGACCGCGCCCCGGTCGACGCCACCATCGCCCTGGCCGGGACGTCGGCCAGCGTCGTGCAGCCGGTGCCCGGCCGCACCCTCGACCGCACGGGGGCCGCCGACGCCGTCACCGCCGCGCTCGCCTCCGGCGGCGACCCCGACACCCCCATCGAGCTGCCCGTCGAGGTCACCGAGGTGTCGGTCGACGCCGCGGAGGCCCAGCGGGTGCTCGACGGGACGGTGACCCCGGCGCTGGCCGCGCCGGTGACCGTCTCCGGCCGGGACGGCGCGGCCTCCGTCGAGGTGCCGCCGGCGGCCATCGCGGCCGCCCTGACCTTCACCCCGCAGGAGGACGGCCGGCTCGCGGTCGCCGTCGACCCCGCCGCGCTGGAGGAGGCCATGGGCGACGGGTTCGCCGAGTTCGGCACCCCCACCGAGGACGCCCGCTTCGAGGTGTCCGGCGGCAGCGTCTCCGTCGTCCCCTCGGTGGACGGCACCGGCGTCGACCCGGCCGCCCTGGCCGGCCAGCTGCTGGCGGTCCTGCCCCAGCCGGCGCCGCGCGCCGTCACCGCGGAGCTGGGCCCGGTCGAGGCGGACTTCACCACCGCCGAGGCCCAGGCCCTGGGCATCCGCGAGGAGATCAGCACCTTCACCACGAACTTCACCAGCGCGGCCAGCGGCACCAACATCCGGGTCGCCGCCGCCGAGGTCGACGGCACGATCGTCCGGCCCGGCGAGACGTTCAGCCTCAACGACCTCACCGGTCCGCGCACCGCGGCGCAGGGCTACGTCGAGGCGGGCGTCATCCAGAACGGCGAGTTCGCCACCGCCGTCGGCGGCGGGGTCAGCCAGGTCGCCACGACGCTGTTCAACGCGGTCTTCTTCGCCGGCCTCGAGGACGTCTACCACAAGCCGCACAGCTTCTACATCAGCCGCTACCCGGCCGGCCGGGAGGCGACGGTCTACTACGACACGATCGACCTGCAGTGGCGCAACGACAGCGACGCCGGCGTCTACGTCGACACCGCCTGGACGCCGGGTTCGCTGACGGTCACCTTCTACGGGACCAAGCGCTGGGACGTCGAGTCGATCAGCAGCGAGCGGTACAACCTGCGCCAGCCCGTGGTGCAGGAGAAGCCCGACGACGGCACCTGCAGCCCGCAGGGCGGGTCCACCGGGTTCGACATCACCGTCACCCGGGTGTTCCACGACCCGGTCAGCGGCGCCGAGGTCCGGCGCGAGGACTTCCGCACCCGCTACGCCGCGGAGCCCGTGGTCCGCTGCGTGCCGGTGGCCGCGCCCGCCGGCCCGCCCCCGGGCGTGGTCCCGGCACCCGCGCCGGGCGGCTGA